In Paracoccus contaminans, the genomic stretch GCGCCATCTTCGGCCGCGTCAAGGGCGGCTTCACCGTGGACCTGGGCGGCGCGGTGGCGTTCCTGCCGGGCAGCCAGGTGGATGTGCGTCCGGTGCGCGATGCCGGCCCGCTCATGGGTCTCAAGCAGCCGTTCCAGATCCTCAAGATGGACCGCCGCCGCGGCAATATCGTCGTGTCGCGCCGCGCCATCCTGGAAGAAAGCCGCGCCGAGCAGCGCGCCGAGGTCATCAGCAACCTGCACGAAGGTCAGGTTGTGGACGGCGTCGTCAAGAACATCACCGAATACGGCGCCTTCGTCGATCTGGGCGGCGTTGACGGCCTGCTGCATGTCACCGACATGGCTTGGCGCCGCGTGAACCATCCTTCGGAAATCCTGTCGATCGGCGAGACCGTCAAGGTCCAGGTCGTCAAGATCAACAAGGAGACCCACCGGATCAGCCTGGGCATGAAGCAGCTGCAGTCCGATCCCTGGGATACCGTCGCCGACAAGTTCCCGATCGGTTCGGTTCACAAGGGCCGCGTGACCAACATCACCGATTATGGCGCCTTCGTCGAGCTGGAAGCCGGCATCGAGGGCCTGGTCCACGTGTCCGAAATGAGCTGGACCAAGAAGAACGTCCACCCCGGCAAGATCGTGTCCACCTCGCAGGAGGTCGATGTGATGGTGCTGGAGATCGACGAGCAGAAACGCCGCGTGTCCCTGGGCCTCAAGCAGACCCAGCGCAACCCGTGGGAAGTGTTCGCCGAAACCCACCCCGCCGGCACCCAGATCGAGGGCGAGGTCAAGAACATCACCGAGTTCGGCCTGTTCGTGGGCCTGGACGGCGACATCGACGGGATGGTCCATCTGTCCGACCTGTCCTGGGACCAGCGCGGCGAGGACGCGATCCAGAACTATCGCAAGGGCGATGTCGTCCAGGCGGTCGTGCAGGAGGTTGATACCGAGAAAGAGCGGATCAGCCTGTCCATCAAGGCGCTGGAAAACGACACCATGACCGAGGCGGTCGATGGCGTCAAACGCGGCTCGGTTGTTTCGGTCACCGTCACGGCGATCGAGGATGGCGGGATCGAGGTGGAATATAACGGCGTCAAGTCGTTCATCCGCCGCTCGGACCTTGCCCGCGACCGTCAGGACCAGCGCCCCGAGCGCTTCAATGTCGGCGACACGGTCGATGCCCGCGTGACCAACATCGACACCAAGACCCGCCGTCTGGGCCTGTCGATCAAGGCGCGCGAGATCGCCGAGGAGAAAGAAGCGATCGACCAGTACGGCTCGTCCGATTCGGGCGCCTCGCTGGGCGACATCCTGGGCGCCGCCCTCAAGAACCGCAACTGAGATGGAACGAGGCGCGGGCCGCTTGCGGCCTGCGCCCGTCCATGCCAGGCGCACCCGGCCGTCCCTGCGGGGGCGGCCTTTTCCGTTTAACGCCGGCAGTCTTGCTGCAACTTTTGTCATATGCCGGGCGTTGGCCACCATCCATCCTCGCCGCGCCCCCGACGGGTGGCAATATTCCACAGGTTTCTTTCATGATCCGGTCCGAACTGATCCAGAAGATCGCCGACAATAATCCCCATCTGCTGCAGCGCGATGTGGAGCGGATCGTGACGACCATCTTCGATGAGATTACCGGCGCCCTGTCGCGCGGAGACCGGGTGGAACTGCGCGGATTCGGCGCCTTTTCGGTCAAGCGCCGCGACGCGCGCACCGGCCGCAACCCCCGCACCGGAGAGGCCGTTCAGGTGGAACAGAAATATGTCCCCTTCTTCAAGACGGGCAAGCTGCTGCGCGACCGGCTGAACGGGCTGGACAACGGCGGCTGAGCGCGGCAATTCCCACAGCGGCGGCCAATCCGGCTGTCGTGACATGCGATCCAGGAACATGATGCGCTATCTTCGCATGATCTTTGTCGCGGTTCTGGCAATCGCACTGGTGACGGTTTCGCTGGCCAACCGGCAGGTGGTGCAGGTCAGCCTGCTGCCCGGCCAGTTCGCGTCCTATGTCGGCCACAGCTGGTCAGCAGGAATGCCGCTGTTCCTGGTCATCATCCTGGCGCTGCTGGCGGGGATGATCCTGGGTGTGATCTGGGAATGGCTGCGCGAGGCGCATCTGCGCCAGGAATCGGCACGGCGCGCATCGGCGCTGAACCGGCTTGAACACGAGGTGGGCGGCCTGCGCATCACCCATGCCGCCCCGCGCGACGAGGTGCTCGCCATTCTTGACGCGCCTCGCCCGGCTGGCAATGCAGCGCTAGCCAAGGGCGCCGCAACACAGGCCCTGCCGCCCGCTTTGCGATGAACGTCGCCGTCAAGATATGCGGCCTGACCCGCGCTGAGGATCTGAGCGCCGCGGCCCATGCAGGTGCCCGCTATGGGGGGCTGGTGTTCTATGCCCGCTCTCCGCGCAACATCGCCCCTGCCCAAGCTGCCGCGCTGGCGGCGCAGGCGCCTGCGGGCCTTGCGCGGGTGGGGCTGTTCGTTGATCCTGATGATGCGGCGCTGGACGGGGTTCTGGACCGCGTTCCGCTGGACATCGTCCAGCTGCACGGACATGAAACCCCTGCGCGCGTGGCCGCCATCAAGGCACGGACCGGCTTGCCCGTCATGAAGGCCGTAGGGGTGGCCGGCCCCGCCGATCTGGATGCGCTGTGGGATCATGGGTTGGTTGCCGACATGCTGCTGATTGATGCCAAGCCCGCGGCCGATGCAGCCCTGCCCGGGGGGAACGGGCTGGCTTTCGACTGGCGGCTGCTGGTCGGGCGGCGCTTTCTCAAGCCCTGGATGCTGGCCGGGGGGCTGACCCCCGACAACGTGGCCGAGGCCGTGCGGCTGACCGGCGCACAAGCCGTCGATGTTTCCTCGGGCGTCGAAAGCGCCCCCGGCGTCAAGGATGCGGCGCGCATCGCCGCTTTCGTCGCCGCAGCGGGCGCAGCCCCTGCCCCGTGATCGGGCGCGCGGTCAGGCCGCGATGACGTTCCGGCCCTCGCGGCCCTGCCGACCGGGGAGAGGACCGACAACCGGCGGCAGGGCTCGGTTCCCATTTTCGGCTTTTTGATGCGGTGCCGGTAAGCGGCTCATGCAGGGCGGGGCGGGCGGCGGCATTTCGGCCTGCCATCAGCCTTGAATGATGTCGGGCCTGTCCCGGCCCGCTGCCCGGCATGGCAAGTCCACATGGCCGCAATCCGCTCGCGCCCCCGATCACTGCGGCCCTGCTCGCCCTGGCTGAGGCGCGCCGCCCCTGGTCCTGCAAGCCAGCCATGCTGCGCGCAAGAACGCGGCGCTTCCTTGGGCGCATCGGGTTTACCCTTGCGCATATCGACCTTAGATAGCGTTTCTGACCCTGCG encodes the following:
- the rpsA gene encoding 30S ribosomal protein S1, giving the protein MAHTASMEEFEALLNESFEIDTPDEGSVVKGRVIAIEAGQAIIDVGYKMEGRVDLKEFAAPGEDASVKVGDEVEVYLDRVENARGEASISREKARREEAWDRLEQAYAKEERIDGAIFGRVKGGFTVDLGGAVAFLPGSQVDVRPVRDAGPLMGLKQPFQILKMDRRRGNIVVSRRAILEESRAEQRAEVISNLHEGQVVDGVVKNITEYGAFVDLGGVDGLLHVTDMAWRRVNHPSEILSIGETVKVQVVKINKETHRISLGMKQLQSDPWDTVADKFPIGSVHKGRVTNITDYGAFVELEAGIEGLVHVSEMSWTKKNVHPGKIVSTSQEVDVMVLEIDEQKRRVSLGLKQTQRNPWEVFAETHPAGTQIEGEVKNITEFGLFVGLDGDIDGMVHLSDLSWDQRGEDAIQNYRKGDVVQAVVQEVDTEKERISLSIKALENDTMTEAVDGVKRGSVVSVTVTAIEDGGIEVEYNGVKSFIRRSDLARDRQDQRPERFNVGDTVDARVTNIDTKTRRLGLSIKAREIAEEKEAIDQYGSSDSGASLGDILGAALKNRN
- the ihfB gene encoding integration host factor subunit beta; protein product: MIRSELIQKIADNNPHLLQRDVERIVTTIFDEITGALSRGDRVELRGFGAFSVKRRDARTGRNPRTGEAVQVEQKYVPFFKTGKLLRDRLNGLDNGG
- a CDS encoding phosphoribosylanthranilate isomerase, with product MNVAVKICGLTRAEDLSAAAHAGARYGGLVFYARSPRNIAPAQAAALAAQAPAGLARVGLFVDPDDAALDGVLDRVPLDIVQLHGHETPARVAAIKARTGLPVMKAVGVAGPADLDALWDHGLVADMLLIDAKPAADAALPGGNGLAFDWRLLVGRRFLKPWMLAGGLTPDNVAEAVRLTGAQAVDVSSGVESAPGVKDAARIAAFVAAAGAAPAP
- a CDS encoding lipopolysaccharide assembly protein LapA domain-containing protein, which codes for MMRYLRMIFVAVLAIALVTVSLANRQVVQVSLLPGQFASYVGHSWSAGMPLFLVIILALLAGMILGVIWEWLREAHLRQESARRASALNRLEHEVGGLRITHAAPRDEVLAILDAPRPAGNAALAKGAATQALPPALR